The DNA segment TCTTGGTCAGACCAAAGTTCAGGCAGATTGCCTTCGCGTGTCCGATGTGCAAATATCCATTGGGTTCAGGCGGGAAACGGGTAATTAACGTTTCATATTTTCCGCTGCTTAAATCGTTCTCAATGATCTCCTCAATAAAGTTCAATGATCTTTCCTCACTCATAAAAACTGTAAATTTAGTCTTCAAAGTTAACATAAAAGCGCTAATTTACTTACATTTACAGCCTACTATTCGTATATTTTATGAGCAAGACATTAAACAGGCCCATTAGGGTTTTAGTGGCTAAAGTTGGATTGGATGGGCACGATAGAGGGGCTAAAGTAATTGCAACCTCTCTGAGAGACGCCGGGATGGAGGTCATCTATACCGGATTACGTCAGACCCCGGAGATGGTGGTAAACACAGCCTTACAGGAAGATGTTGATGCCATAGGTGTCTCGATCCTTTCCGGAGCACACATGACGGTCTTCCCTAAAATAGTGGAAATCATGAAGCAGAAAGAGGTCAAAGATGTATTGCTCACCGGTGGTGGAATCATCCCGGAAAGCGACATCAAGAAACTCAAGGAGATCGGCGTAGGTGAATTGTTTGCGCCGGGGACCACCATGGAAACGATCGTAAATTATATTAAGGGCTGGGTGGTCGAAAACAGAAACTTTTAGATTATGGCATATCAGAATATCCTATCAGAAATAAGAGCGCAGGTACTTTATGTGACCATTAACAGGGAGCAAAAGCTGAATGCTTTAAATAAAGAAACATTAACCGAACTGGCAGAGGTAATTGCCTTCGCAGCTCAAACTGAGGAGGTCCGTGCGGTGTTATTGACCGGAGCAGGAGAGAAGGCCTTTGTTGCCGGTGCCGATATCTCAGAGTTCGCTGCTTATAGCAGTGAAGAAGGCGAAAATTTGGCCAGAAATGGACAGCATACCGTATTTGATGCCATAGAAAATTGCCCGAAACCGGTGATCGCTGCAATCAATGGCTTCGCTTTGGGCGGAGGATTGGAACTGGCTATGGCCTGTCATATCCGCGTTGCTTC comes from the Pedobacter sp. FW305-3-2-15-E-R2A2 genome and includes:
- a CDS encoding cobalamin B12-binding domain-containing protein gives rise to the protein MSKTLNRPIRVLVAKVGLDGHDRGAKVIATSLRDAGMEVIYTGLRQTPEMVVNTALQEDVDAIGVSILSGAHMTVFPKIVEIMKQKEVKDVLLTGGGIIPESDIKKLKEIGVGELFAPGTTMETIVNYIKGWVVENRNF